A stretch of the Osmerus eperlanus chromosome 10, fOsmEpe2.1, whole genome shotgun sequence genome encodes the following:
- the hp gene encoding haptoglobin, whose translation MCVCTCAVPRLSLAVLLLASCVCLADEALAENRIKHHASGLTSLRSRRMVGGTLAPLVPWQAMVSLEELNGSYAGGALIAPNWVLTAGRNLFVKKNRMDTQSTEAAIPKVYLGITGRPQADASKEVAVEKVFLHPGFQNQSDWDNNLALIQLKTPVVLGPNVYPIPLPELGQHLADSQGEVGVIAGWGWGALFSPAQSLKHLVLPLADDISCKTNENSGRLLHSRPTVDETMFCTGQSRYQENLCYGDAGGALVVRAHRDVYAAGILSFDKACSTEKYAIYMKLSAYLPWIHSVLRGDTKESATHRAAVVSEMHSWQRS comes from the exons atgtgtgtgtgtacgtgtgctgtCCCTAGGTTGTCGTTGGCCGTGCTTCTGCTGGCGTCCTGTGTCTGTCTAGCAGATGAGGCTCTGGCTGAGAACAGGATCAAACATCACGCTTCAG GGTTGACATCCTTACGTTCCAGGCGCATGGTTGGGGGAACACTGGCTCCTCTGGTGCCCTGGCAAGCCATGGTGTCCCTGGAGGAGCTGAATGGAAGCTATGCAGGTGGAGCTCTCATTGCCCCAAATTGGGTTCTGACAGCGGGCAGGAACCTGTTTGTTAAGAAGAATCGCATGGACACGCAGAGCACAGAGGCAGCAATCCCTAAGGTGTACCTGGGCATCACAGGGCGGCCCCAGGCTGACGCCTCGAAAGAGGTTGCTGTGGAGAAG GTGTTCCTACACCCAGGCTTCCAGAACCAGTCTGACTGGGACAACAACCTGGCTCTGATCCAACTGAAGACACCTGTGGTACTGGGGCCAAATGTGTACCCCATTCCCCTGCCAGAGTTGGGTCAGCACTTGGCAGACAGCCAGGGAGAAGTCGGGGTCATTgctggctgggggtggggggctctcTTCAGCCCCGCTCAGTCACTGAAACATCTAGTACTACCATTAGCCGATGACATCTCCTGTAAAACAAATGAGAACAGTGGGAGGTTGCTGCACAGCAGGCCGACTGTGGATGAAACAATGTTCTGCACAGGGCAAAGCAG ATACCAGGAGAATTTGTGTTACGGAGATGCAGGGGGAGCACTGGTGGTCAGGGCCCACAGAGACGTGTATGCAGCTGGGATACTGTCCTTTGACAAGGCCTGCTCCACTGAGAAGTATGCCATCTACATGAAACTGTCCGCATACCTTCCATGGATCCACAGCGTTCTGAGGGGAGACACCAAGGAGTCCGCCACTCACCGCGCTGCAGTCGTATCCGAGATGCACTCCTGGCAACGGTCCTGA
- the sult5a1 gene encoding sulfotransferase family 5A, member 1: protein MARLDVTETVQGVFFPGHLHTQDSLQQARSFHFQDSDTLIVTYPKSGTTWMQEVVTLVSRRGDPQKSQTVPNWERAPWLEQYYSSQVLGASQGPRLLTTHLPYSFLGNALQGSKAKVIYVSRNPKDVAVSFYHFHKMANFLPQPGSFKDFLDRFLEGTVHYGSWFDHVKGWTSQVDLVENFLYISYEEMWLDLRGSIEKVSTFLQRPLVDEELKRCLCHCSFSSMKENRMVNYTLVPQDIMDHSKGTFMRKGQIGDWRNTFSEEQNCHFDAVFSTKMKDCHLNFVWEGPVKEGVSLREEMF from the exons ATGGCCCGTCTGGATGTGACTGAGACTGTCCAGGGTGTCTTCTTCCCTGGACACCTGCACACCCAGGACTCCCTGCAGCAGGCCCGGAGCTTTCACTTCCAGGATTCGGACACACTCATCGTCACTTACCCAAAGTCAG GCACCACGTGGATGCAGGAAGTGGTTACCCTAGTAAGTAGGCGAGGAGATCCCCAGAAGTCCCAGACTGTGCCTAACTGGGAGCGGGCGCCCTGGCTGGAGCAGTACTACAGCAGCCAGGTGCTGGGGGCCTCCCAGGGCCCACGTCttctcaccacacacctgccataCAGCTTTCTGGGAAACGCGTTGCAGGGCTCCAAAGCCAAG GTGATCTATGTGAGCAGGAACCCCAAAGATGTAGCAGTCTCTTTCTACCACTTCCACAAGATGGCTAACTTCCTCCCTCAGCCTGGTTCCTTTAAAGACTTCCTGGACAGGTTTCTGGAAGGCACAG TTCACTACGGATCTTGGTTTGATCATGTGAAAGGCTGGACCAGTCAAGTCGACCTTGTGGAAAATTTCCTTTATATCTCCTATGAAGAGATGTGGCTG GACCTGCGAGGGTCCATAGAGAAGGTGAGCACTTTCCTGCAGCGGCCCCTAGTGGACGAGGAGCTGAAACGCTGCCTCTGTCACTGCAGCTTCAGCAGCATGAAGGAGAACCGTATGGTGAACTATACCCTGGTCCCTCAGGACATCATGGACCACAGCAAGGGAACCTTCATGAGGAAAG GTCAAATTGGAGACTGGAGAAACACCTTCTCAGAGGAGCAGAACTGTCACTTTGACGCGGTTTTCAGCACCAAGATGAAGGACTGTCATCTGAACTTTGTGTGGGAGGGGCCTGTGAAGGAAGGTGTTTCCTTACGAGAGGAGATGTTCTGA